One window of Cohnella hashimotonis genomic DNA carries:
- a CDS encoding GH32 C-terminal domain-containing protein → MEGWTVIEGGAFGPDSVSNETMYWAEGIPYQQEGTYHLNGWKYAETATGRVRSSTFTLEGSGWITFMLGGGRHTDLDYIEIHNADTNAVIARYGNTEWSDQNFPKVEQGLRLANLVKYKADLSRYLGQNLYIDIVDQGTSDWGVLFADSFNTYQETKPSEGIRADNLYDAGVKEIENPGFETGDMTGWTVVAGDAFGPDSVSNEDTYWNEEIPYNQEGQYHLNGWKYAEDRTGKLRSTTFKLGGTGWVKFKLGGGKNTDLVHVDVYDADTSELVARYGNTEFADVNFPHVDQGLRLANMVQYQADLRAFLGANLYFEIVDEATSDWGVVFADDFQTYLTSTPTDGTLAKNLYNPVRYELRNPGFESGSLQGWTVVAGDAFGPGSVSADTTWWSDNIPFDQEGSYHLDGWAYDESKTGILRSSTFTLGGSGWITFKLGGGKNTDLVHVDVYNADTDELVARYGNTEFKDINFPHIDQGMRLANMVQYKADLSKHIDENLYLEIVDNAVSDWGVIFADAFFTNHVTPPTDGVLATNLYVSTTENLINPGFETGDLSGWTIEGDAFADAVTDQSSFGDPQTPFGKEGKYHVSGYSKADTGTGTLTSNPFRLGGTGFVSFLASGKENADQLYVSLVRASDGAVLMKATGNGSEAYTRVKWDATSYIGQVLYVQVVDQDPTGHINVDDFQVRGTGLIGNWQLNEEQGTTAKDQVRNLDDAVHYVFNDAKYKPNSEPLWRDGVAGKGLLFDGYSTWIARPSSEMAKPGDEITIESWVSPRSYEWGDQGKLSAIVNQYDSANRSGYLLGMGRHGKWSFQVGVNGKWTEVWAADNKPLQKNVWSHIAATYNKTDGKLKLYLNGELAGTATAEKKLPITPANTDFMIGKNNSGAVINGVFTANMFNGMIDEVKVYNTALSQEAIQSDYQSVVSGFAGGVAPTPSMDFDRSDYDGDRYRPQYHLIAPGHWMNEPHAPLYFEGKYHIFYQFNPQGPYWHQIHWGHAVSDDMVHWEDMPVALAPDGGSETPDGVWSGSAVVGDDGNPALFFTAGNDQATPNQATGLARSTFKDDGDADLKKWVYNGTPVTTQAANLTAPEGEVWYGNFRDPYVWKDGDTWYQLVGSGIKNVGGTALLYTSDDMVHWTYQHPFFVGDYEKYHKTGQVWELPVLLPLGEDENGTMKYAFFINPWFDHYDADNVKYVFHWIGTWDKTTNKFVPDHEEPRLFDFGEHFTGPSGMVDGQGRSILYSITQDRRTEQQHSDAGWAHNGGLPLVLSLRSDDTLGIEPIPELQSLRGEQLVDLSDTSVEAANAKLSQVQGDMLEIVLEAKIDLAKKFGISLRKTADGKEETRLFYDTENKQLNLDRWKSSLDPDVQKGIQNGQMELDGDVLKLHVYLDRSMIEAYANGKNSITSRVYPTRGDALGLALWREGGAASVQKLQVWKMNSAYGDTVQASWPAPPADQGSIGELPNADFEKGDLSGWTAEGNAFTDQNITTANDWGWGGPFNQAWVAKDPERHHLWGFNPAYGDDATGSLTSQSFKLGGDGKISFLVGGGKEIDKLYVALVRASDDKVLMKETGNDDEAYRRINWDASAYKGELLYIKVVDQRTGGWGHINFDNLSVPVAISSPDNPDNGTNNPGNGGATSNPNADVVNLPQADATGKIAVKIGNDAKKVVISGHAAIDKTNVVEFSNDKISIRIPGTVLLKLQSFLSVDQLKDATIVLHLAPVSETDRTALLNKAGTKAKAAVTAAGELLDFSLAIVDKEGKETKLSIFDEPLTIESAFDGNARKALLGMYNIADDGSLAYAGGKIVGDKWVSQIYHFSKYAVLSYDKSFSDVTDAFWASGVIKEMAARHILEGVSDTLFAPNQAVTRAEFAALVVRALGLKAEGTAKFSDVAAGSWYADEVAAASEAGIVTGRSDLAFAPDAIITREELAVMLVRAYAHAAGKKTDVTSGAEFADQAAVSAWAMEAVKAVKALGFINGRSNNQFVPKGTATRAESAQVIAKLLAKQG, encoded by the coding sequence ATGGAAGGTTGGACGGTGATAGAAGGAGGGGCCTTCGGACCGGACAGCGTATCGAACGAGACGATGTATTGGGCGGAGGGAATCCCCTACCAGCAGGAGGGAACTTATCATTTAAACGGCTGGAAGTATGCGGAGACGGCTACCGGCAGAGTGCGGTCCTCCACCTTTACGCTTGAAGGTTCGGGGTGGATTACATTTATGCTTGGGGGCGGCCGGCATACGGATCTGGACTATATCGAGATCCATAACGCGGATACGAACGCGGTAATCGCCCGTTACGGCAATACGGAATGGAGCGATCAGAACTTCCCGAAGGTCGAGCAAGGCTTGCGCCTGGCGAACCTGGTGAAGTACAAAGCGGACTTGAGCCGCTATCTCGGCCAAAACCTGTATATCGACATCGTAGATCAAGGGACATCGGACTGGGGCGTACTGTTTGCCGACTCCTTCAATACCTACCAGGAGACGAAGCCGAGCGAAGGCATCAGAGCGGACAATTTGTACGATGCCGGCGTTAAGGAAATCGAAAACCCTGGATTCGAGACAGGGGATATGACGGGCTGGACTGTCGTAGCAGGAGACGCTTTTGGCCCCGACAGCGTATCGAACGAGGATACATACTGGAACGAAGAGATTCCTTACAACCAAGAGGGCCAGTATCACCTCAACGGCTGGAAATACGCCGAGGATCGGACGGGCAAGCTGCGTTCGACGACCTTTAAGCTAGGCGGTACCGGATGGGTTAAGTTTAAACTGGGCGGCGGCAAAAATACCGATCTGGTCCATGTCGATGTATACGATGCCGATACCAGCGAGCTGGTGGCTCGTTATGGCAATACTGAATTCGCCGACGTTAACTTTCCTCATGTGGACCAAGGATTACGACTTGCGAACATGGTGCAGTATCAAGCGGATCTGCGCGCATTCCTGGGTGCGAATCTGTATTTTGAAATCGTAGACGAGGCCACGAGCGATTGGGGCGTCGTATTCGCGGACGATTTCCAAACCTATCTTACAAGTACGCCGACGGATGGCACGCTTGCCAAAAATCTGTATAACCCGGTTCGATACGAGCTGCGCAATCCCGGGTTCGAGTCGGGCAGCTTGCAGGGCTGGACGGTTGTCGCCGGCGACGCCTTCGGTCCCGGCAGCGTCTCTGCCGATACGACCTGGTGGAGCGACAATATTCCATTCGATCAGGAAGGCAGCTACCACCTGGATGGGTGGGCATACGACGAAAGCAAGACGGGCATTTTGCGGTCTTCTACGTTCACGCTAGGCGGATCCGGCTGGATCACGTTTAAACTGGGCGGCGGCAAAAACACGGATCTTGTGCACGTAGACGTGTATAACGCGGATACGGACGAATTGGTCGCCCGCTACGGCAATACGGAGTTCAAGGATATCAATTTCCCTCATATCGACCAGGGGATGAGGCTGGCCAATATGGTCCAATACAAAGCGGACCTGTCCAAGCATATCGACGAAAACTTATATCTGGAAATCGTCGACAATGCGGTCTCCGACTGGGGCGTTATTTTTGCCGATGCTTTTTTCACCAATCATGTTACCCCGCCGACAGACGGCGTACTGGCCACCAATCTGTACGTGTCGACGACGGAGAATCTGATTAATCCGGGGTTCGAAACCGGCGATTTAAGCGGCTGGACGATAGAGGGCGATGCTTTTGCCGATGCTGTAACGGATCAGTCGAGCTTCGGTGACCCTCAAACGCCATTCGGCAAGGAAGGCAAATATCATGTGTCCGGCTATAGCAAAGCCGATACGGGGACGGGTACGCTAACCTCCAATCCATTCCGATTGGGCGGAACCGGATTTGTCAGCTTCCTCGCAAGCGGCAAAGAAAATGCCGACCAACTTTATGTGTCGCTGGTACGCGCTTCAGATGGCGCCGTGCTGATGAAAGCGACGGGAAATGGATCCGAAGCGTATACGCGTGTTAAATGGGACGCAACGTCTTATATCGGCCAAGTGCTGTATGTTCAGGTCGTCGATCAAGATCCGACCGGTCATATCAATGTCGATGACTTCCAGGTCCGGGGTACGGGGTTGATTGGGAACTGGCAGCTGAACGAGGAGCAGGGAACGACGGCGAAGGACCAGGTCCGCAACCTGGACGACGCCGTGCATTATGTATTTAACGATGCCAAATACAAGCCAAATAGCGAACCGCTCTGGAGAGACGGCGTGGCCGGCAAAGGCCTGCTCTTCGACGGATACTCCACTTGGATCGCAAGACCTTCGAGCGAGATGGCCAAGCCGGGCGATGAAATAACGATTGAATCCTGGGTGTCTCCAAGATCGTACGAGTGGGGCGATCAAGGAAAGCTGTCTGCGATCGTCAATCAATATGACAGCGCGAACCGCAGCGGATATCTGCTTGGCATGGGGCGTCATGGCAAATGGTCGTTCCAGGTTGGGGTGAACGGTAAATGGACCGAAGTCTGGGCTGCGGATAACAAACCGCTTCAGAAAAATGTATGGTCGCATATCGCCGCTACTTACAACAAGACGGACGGCAAACTGAAGCTGTATTTGAACGGCGAATTGGCGGGAACCGCCACAGCCGAAAAGAAGCTCCCGATTACGCCGGCGAACACCGACTTTATGATCGGCAAGAACAATTCAGGTGCAGTAATTAACGGCGTATTCACCGCGAATATGTTCAATGGCATGATCGATGAAGTGAAGGTGTACAACACGGCGCTGTCGCAGGAAGCGATTCAAAGCGACTATCAGTCGGTGGTGTCCGGGTTTGCGGGAGGCGTCGCTCCGACGCCATCCATGGACTTCGATCGCAGCGACTATGACGGAGACCGATACCGGCCGCAATATCATCTGATCGCACCGGGCCATTGGATGAACGAACCGCATGCGCCGCTGTATTTCGAGGGCAAGTATCATATTTTCTATCAGTTTAACCCCCAAGGGCCTTACTGGCATCAGATTCATTGGGGACACGCGGTAAGCGACGACATGGTTCACTGGGAGGATATGCCGGTCGCCCTTGCCCCGGATGGCGGGTCGGAGACGCCTGACGGCGTATGGTCCGGCAGCGCGGTCGTCGGGGACGACGGCAATCCGGCGCTGTTCTTTACGGCAGGCAACGACCAGGCGACGCCGAACCAGGCGACGGGTCTGGCGAGAAGCACGTTTAAGGACGACGGCGACGCCGACCTGAAAAAGTGGGTTTATAACGGAACGCCCGTCACGACGCAAGCTGCGAATCTGACTGCGCCGGAAGGCGAAGTGTGGTACGGCAATTTCCGGGATCCGTACGTTTGGAAGGACGGAGATACATGGTACCAGCTCGTCGGATCGGGCATTAAAAATGTCGGCGGAACGGCGCTGCTGTATACTTCGGACGACATGGTGCACTGGACGTACCAGCATCCGTTTTTTGTCGGTGACTATGAAAAGTATCATAAGACCGGCCAAGTATGGGAGCTCCCGGTTCTTCTTCCTTTAGGCGAGGACGAAAACGGGACGATGAAGTACGCGTTCTTCATCAATCCTTGGTTCGATCATTACGACGCAGACAACGTCAAGTATGTCTTCCATTGGATCGGCACATGGGATAAAACGACGAATAAATTCGTTCCCGACCATGAGGAGCCTCGACTGTTCGATTTTGGCGAGCACTTCACGGGTCCGAGCGGGATGGTAGATGGACAAGGCCGCTCGATTCTGTATAGCATCACGCAGGATCGCAGGACCGAGCAGCAGCATTCGGATGCAGGCTGGGCGCACAACGGCGGATTGCCGCTCGTGTTGTCCCTGCGCAGCGACGATACCCTTGGCATCGAGCCGATTCCGGAGCTGCAATCGCTGAGAGGCGAGCAACTGGTTGACCTTAGCGATACATCCGTTGAAGCGGCTAATGCGAAACTGAGCCAGGTGCAAGGCGATATGCTTGAGATCGTGCTGGAAGCCAAGATCGATTTGGCAAAGAAGTTCGGCATTTCATTGCGGAAGACGGCGGACGGCAAGGAAGAGACACGACTCTTTTACGATACGGAAAACAAGCAGCTCAATCTGGATAGATGGAAGTCTTCGCTCGATCCGGACGTACAGAAGGGCATTCAGAACGGGCAGATGGAACTGGACGGCGATGTGCTCAAGCTGCATGTCTATCTGGATCGCTCGATGATCGAAGCCTATGCCAACGGGAAAAACAGCATCACCTCCCGGGTGTATCCGACGCGCGGCGATGCGCTTGGACTCGCGCTGTGGAGAGAGGGCGGCGCTGCTTCTGTGCAAAAGCTGCAAGTCTGGAAGATGAATTCCGCGTACGGGGACACGGTTCAGGCGAGCTGGCCGGCACCACCAGCGGACCAGGGCTCGATTGGCGAACTGCCAAACGCCGATTTTGAAAAAGGCGATTTGTCCGGATGGACGGCGGAGGGCAACGCATTCACGGATCAAAATATTACAACTGCCAACGACTGGGGATGGGGAGGTCCGTTCAACCAGGCGTGGGTGGCCAAAGACCCCGAGCGTCATCATCTGTGGGGATTTAACCCGGCATACGGAGACGATGCCACGGGATCGCTCACTTCTCAGTCGTTTAAACTGGGCGGAGACGGCAAGATCAGCTTCCTGGTCGGCGGAGGCAAAGAGATCGACAAGCTTTATGTTGCGCTCGTTCGCGCATCCGACGATAAAGTTTTAATGAAAGAAACCGGCAACGACGATGAAGCCTATCGCCGTATAAACTGGGATGCATCGGCATACAAAGGGGAGCTGCTCTACATCAAGGTCGTCGATCAGAGGACTGGCGGATGGGGACACATCAACTTTGATAATCTCAGCGTCCCAGTAGCGATTAGCAGCCCGGACAATCCCGACAACGGGACAAACAATCCGGGCAACGGGGGTGCGACTTCGAATCCGAATGCCGATGTCGTAAACCTGCCGCAGGCGGATGCAACGGGCAAAATCGCCGTCAAGATCGGGAATGACGCTAAAAAAGTTGTTATCTCCGGTCATGCAGCCATCGATAAGACAAACGTCGTCGAGTTCTCAAACGACAAGATATCCATTCGAATCCCGGGAACCGTGCTGTTGAAGCTTCAAAGCTTCCTGTCCGTAGACCAACTAAAGGATGCGACCATTGTGCTTCACTTGGCACCGGTGTCTGAGACGGATCGCACGGCACTTCTGAATAAGGCGGGGACTAAGGCTAAAGCGGCAGTGACGGCAGCCGGCGAACTGTTGGATTTCTCGCTCGCGATCGTTGACAAGGAAGGCAAAGAAACGAAGCTGTCTATCTTTGATGAACCGCTTACGATCGAATCGGCATTCGACGGGAATGCGCGCAAAGCGCTCCTCGGCATGTATAACATTGCCGACGACGGATCGCTCGCTTACGCGGGAGGCAAGATCGTCGGAGACAAGTGGGTTTCGCAAATCTACCATTTCAGCAAATATGCAGTGCTTAGCTACGACAAGTCCTTCAGCGATGTGACCGACGCCTTCTGGGCTTCCGGCGTCATTAAGGAAATGGCGGCGAGGCACATTCTGGAGGGCGTGAGCGATACGTTATTCGCACCAAATCAGGCTGTGACGCGCGCCGAGTTCGCGGCACTGGTCGTACGTGCGCTCGGACTTAAGGCGGAAGGCACCGCGAAGTTCAGCGATGTGGCGGCGGGGAGCTGGTATGCGGATGAGGTGGCTGCAGCCAGCGAGGCTGGCATTGTAACCGGCCGCTCCGATCTTGCGTTCGCACCCGATGCCATCATTACGCGCGAAGAATTGGCCGTCATGCTTGTCCGCGCCTATGCGCATGCGGCAGGCAAAAAGACGGACGTGACCAGCGGAGCTGAGTTTGCAGATCAGGCAGCTGTCAGCGCCTGGGCCATGGAAGCTGTAAAAGCGGTAAAGGCGCTCGGTTTTATCAACGGGCGAAGCAACAATCAATTTGTGCCGAAAGGTACGGCAACCCGCGCAGAAAGCGCGCAGGTCATCGCCAAGCTGTTGGCTAAGCAAGGTTAG
- a CDS encoding GH32 C-terminal domain-containing protein — MTQFIDKKENGDIARWSFNEGEGGRTRDSVTGIWDPIEFALAQGRYQPPQTPRWAEGIGGQALLFDGYSTYIRRSASDIASPKDGLTISVWIAPGTYDLCADNRPSTIVNQHDREGAEGFLLGIGRHGAWTFQLGIDGIWTELWTDAADATAVVPLQTWSHLAAAYDGQAGKMKLFLNGEIVAARDVPKDSVLTPSQTDLLIGRNNQGALLAEAFIMNHFDGRMDELFISARAMSDAEIKGLYLEGVALCGGTVPELAPQDFILPREMFIRDRHRPQYHVTTPGHWMNEPHAPFYYEGRYHLFYQFNPKGPFFHYLHWGHSVSEDLVHWRDLPPALRPEPGIDPDGVWSGSATYDEEGQPALFYTTGNHSLKPNQQIGLARPRDGGKSDPDLIAWTKRSKPVLMLDQDEELLDEFRDPFVWRDQDRWVMLVGAGLKNRGGTALAYVSDDLENWTPCGPFYESDPSKYPFLGTAWELPVLLPLRDQGGNRTDKHVFVVSPWGPGAVADIRYWIGRYDSAHIRFVPDHEEPRLIDYGDFHFTGPSGMVDPKTGRSILFTIAQGERSPEIDYDSGWSHGAGMPVTLTLLDDSTLGVSPIEEIALLREETLLDVRNVTLEAANLLLDGIHGSMLEIELELQAAGRTAIALRRSPGGEEETVLYCDRDRSEIGVDRTRSTLDPKERTRGIQSGPLALGEQSLRLHVLLDRSLIEAYFNGRKCMTTRTYPSRLDADGLRLDASPGAVVERLTVRRMGGAYSYTEI, encoded by the coding sequence ATGACTCAATTCATTGATAAGAAGGAAAACGGCGATATTGCCCGTTGGTCCTTCAACGAAGGCGAGGGAGGACGAACGCGCGATTCGGTGACGGGGATCTGGGATCCAATCGAGTTCGCGCTTGCCCAAGGAAGATATCAACCGCCGCAGACACCAAGGTGGGCCGAGGGGATCGGGGGACAGGCGCTCCTATTCGACGGTTACTCAACCTATATACGCCGGTCCGCTTCCGATATCGCAAGCCCCAAAGACGGACTGACGATTTCGGTTTGGATCGCGCCCGGCACCTACGATCTGTGTGCCGATAATCGCCCCTCTACAATCGTTAATCAACATGACCGCGAAGGCGCGGAGGGATTCTTGCTCGGCATTGGACGTCATGGCGCCTGGACGTTCCAACTCGGCATTGACGGCATCTGGACCGAGCTGTGGACAGACGCTGCCGACGCGACCGCTGTGGTACCGCTTCAAACATGGTCGCATCTGGCCGCAGCCTACGACGGTCAAGCCGGCAAGATGAAACTGTTCCTCAACGGTGAAATCGTAGCCGCGCGTGACGTACCGAAAGACTCCGTACTAACGCCTTCTCAGACTGACTTATTGATCGGTCGCAACAATCAAGGCGCCCTTCTCGCCGAGGCTTTTATCATGAATCACTTCGATGGCCGAATGGACGAACTGTTCATCAGCGCCCGAGCCATGTCAGACGCCGAAATAAAAGGCTTATATCTCGAAGGCGTGGCGCTCTGCGGCGGAACGGTGCCCGAACTTGCGCCGCAGGATTTTATCCTGCCGCGGGAGATGTTCATTCGCGACCGCCATCGTCCGCAATACCATGTCACCACGCCAGGCCATTGGATGAACGAACCGCATGCGCCGTTCTATTATGAAGGCCGCTATCACCTGTTTTATCAGTTCAATCCGAAGGGGCCTTTCTTTCATTATCTGCACTGGGGACACAGCGTGAGCGAGGATCTCGTCCACTGGCGCGATTTGCCGCCCGCGTTGCGACCGGAGCCCGGGATTGATCCGGATGGCGTCTGGTCCGGCAGCGCCACTTACGACGAGGAAGGCCAACCCGCGTTGTTCTATACGACAGGCAATCATTCGTTGAAGCCCAATCAGCAAATAGGTCTTGCGCGACCCAGGGACGGCGGCAAGTCTGATCCCGATCTGATCGCCTGGACGAAGCGGTCCAAGCCGGTCCTCATGCTGGATCAAGACGAAGAGCTGCTTGACGAGTTTCGGGATCCGTTCGTATGGAGAGATCAGGACCGCTGGGTCATGCTCGTCGGCGCAGGACTGAAGAATCGTGGCGGTACGGCGCTGGCTTACGTGTCCGACGACCTGGAGAACTGGACGCCGTGCGGTCCTTTTTATGAGAGCGATCCTTCCAAGTATCCGTTCCTCGGTACCGCTTGGGAACTTCCTGTACTGCTGCCGCTGCGCGACCAGGGCGGGAATAGAACCGACAAACACGTTTTCGTTGTCAGCCCTTGGGGACCGGGCGCGGTGGCCGACATCCGCTATTGGATCGGACGTTATGACTCGGCGCATATCCGCTTCGTACCGGACCATGAAGAGCCGAGATTGATCGATTATGGCGATTTTCATTTTACGGGGCCCAGCGGGATGGTAGACCCGAAGACCGGCCGCTCCATTCTGTTCACCATTGCCCAAGGCGAGCGATCGCCGGAAATCGATTATGACAGCGGATGGTCCCACGGCGCAGGCATGCCGGTAACCCTTACGCTTCTTGATGATTCTACGCTTGGCGTGTCCCCGATCGAAGAGATTGCTTTGCTCCGGGAAGAAACGCTGCTCGATGTGCGGAACGTTACGCTTGAAGCGGCGAACCTGTTGTTGGATGGAATCCACGGCAGCATGCTGGAGATTGAACTCGAGCTTCAAGCAGCGGGCCGCACCGCGATTGCGCTGCGACGCTCGCCTGGCGGAGAAGAAGAGACCGTGCTGTATTGCGACCGAGACCGTTCCGAGATCGGCGTCGATCGCACGCGTTCCACGTTGGATCCGAAGGAGCGAACGCGAGGCATCCAGTCCGGTCCGCTAGCGCTAGGCGAACAATCGCTTCGGCTTCATGTGCTGCTCGACCGTTCGCTCATCGAGGCTTATTTTAACGGACGCAAATGCATGACGACACGGACTTATCCGTCGCGCCTCGATGCGGACGGGCTTCGCCTGGACGCTTCGCCCGGAGCGGTCGTCGAACGGTTAACGGTCAGACGCATGGGCGGCGCATATTCATATACAGAGATTTAG
- a CDS encoding PfkB family carbohydrate kinase — MLDVIALGEVLVDFTPAGDSEQGYPLYEQNPGGAPANVLCGLAKLGRRTSFIGAVGDDPLGRFLATVLEQAGVGCTGLAFIKDIPTTMTFVHLDQDGDRAFRFIRGADTRLTKEEAERELAAGCRVFHFGTLSMTHAESARVTLEAVSLAKQSGSLISFDPNLRLSLWESPEKAREAIFRGLEVADIVKLSEEELIFMTGMTEGESGAELLLRQHAGIRLLLVTLGERGCTISNRAAQASIPGFRVRTVDTTGAGDACMAGLLDQILNDGVRIEALSVDDLTRIGRFANAMGALATTRRGAIPALPGRQDIDNMMNSAEDDPLNDKYRPLYHFAAPANWLNDPNGMVYYEGEYHLFYQHHPHGTQWGPMHWGHALSRDLVRWEHLPVALAPDANGMIFSGSAVVDRHNTSGLFDGGTGLVAIFTNTDTYPDSPGAAGETDRPRQRQSIAYSSDKGRTWTMYANNPVLADESITDFRDPKVFWYEPGKYWVMVLAAGDHIRLYTSPNMRSWTFASTFGSTEGAHEGVWECPDLFQLPVENDEGNAKWVLLVSIGDGRPEGSKTQYFVGEFDGMSFTWEGEGILWMDEGYDNYAGVTWSDIPEADGRRILIGWMSNWKYANATPTSGWRGAMTLPRVLSIKKTEQGIRLCQRPIDEAQDIRIGKRSWTAIQLENDTWSHPELTGDAFELEMVFEDAHAKEFGVRVRQSEREVTTVGYSADDAQLFIDRTKSGESDFHDDFAVRHGAPFVLANGKVSIRLFVDRCSVEAFAGDGEVALTDLIFPDPASRGIELYALGGTVNVASLTIYPLHANATVQSDRAVPVAFV; from the coding sequence ATGCTGGACGTAATCGCTTTGGGGGAAGTGTTGGTGGACTTTACGCCTGCCGGCGACTCCGAGCAAGGATATCCGCTCTATGAGCAGAACCCCGGCGGCGCGCCTGCCAACGTACTATGCGGACTGGCCAAGCTGGGGCGGCGCACGTCGTTTATCGGAGCGGTCGGGGACGATCCGTTGGGACGCTTTCTTGCGACCGTACTGGAGCAGGCAGGCGTAGGATGCACAGGACTGGCGTTTATTAAAGACATCCCTACGACGATGACTTTCGTCCATCTGGATCAGGATGGGGATCGAGCGTTCCGCTTCATCAGAGGGGCGGATACGAGGCTGACCAAGGAGGAGGCGGAGCGAGAGCTTGCGGCCGGATGCCGCGTTTTCCACTTCGGCACGCTCTCCATGACCCATGCCGAATCTGCAAGGGTTACGCTTGAGGCCGTATCGTTGGCCAAGCAATCGGGCTCCTTGATCTCATTCGACCCGAACTTGCGATTATCGCTATGGGAATCGCCAGAGAAGGCAAGAGAGGCTATTTTCCGCGGATTGGAAGTCGCCGATATCGTGAAGCTGTCGGAGGAAGAACTTATCTTCATGACCGGCATGACCGAAGGAGAATCGGGAGCGGAGCTGCTGCTGCGACAGCATGCCGGTATCCGCCTGCTGCTCGTAACGTTGGGGGAGCGGGGCTGCACGATCAGCAATAGAGCCGCGCAAGCGTCCATTCCGGGGTTTCGCGTCCGTACCGTCGATACGACTGGCGCCGGAGATGCATGCATGGCCGGATTGCTCGATCAAATATTGAACGATGGCGTACGTATAGAGGCGCTCTCCGTCGACGATTTGACCAGGATCGGCCGCTTCGCGAATGCGATGGGCGCGCTTGCGACGACGCGCAGAGGGGCGATCCCGGCTCTGCCCGGCCGACAGGATATCGACAACATGATGAACAGTGCGGAGGACGATCCCTTGAACGACAAGTACAGACCGCTTTATCACTTCGCGGCGCCCGCTAACTGGCTGAACGATCCCAACGGAATGGTCTATTACGAGGGCGAGTACCATCTCTTTTATCAGCATCACCCGCATGGCACCCAGTGGGGGCCGATGCATTGGGGCCACGCCCTAAGCCGAGATCTCGTCCGCTGGGAGCATCTTCCGGTCGCGCTCGCGCCGGATGCGAACGGCATGATTTTCTCGGGGTCTGCGGTCGTGGACCGGCACAATACATCTGGATTATTTGACGGCGGGACGGGTCTCGTTGCCATCTTTACGAATACGGATACCTACCCCGATTCGCCGGGGGCGGCAGGTGAAACGGATCGTCCGCGCCAACGTCAAAGCATCGCTTATAGCTCGGACAAGGGGCGGACATGGACGATGTACGCGAACAATCCCGTGCTTGCAGACGAATCCATTACCGATTTCCGGGACCCCAAGGTGTTTTGGTACGAACCCGGAAAGTACTGGGTGATGGTGCTCGCGGCCGGCGACCATATCCGGCTCTATACGTCGCCGAATATGCGCTCATGGACTTTTGCCAGTACTTTCGGCAGCACCGAGGGCGCGCACGAAGGCGTATGGGAATGCCCGGATCTTTTCCAACTACCTGTGGAGAACGACGAAGGGAACGCCAAGTGGGTGCTTCTTGTCAGCATCGGAGACGGTCGGCCGGAAGGCTCCAAGACCCAGTACTTCGTAGGCGAGTTCGACGGCATGTCTTTTACTTGGGAAGGCGAAGGCATTCTCTGGATGGACGAGGGTTACGACAACTATGCGGGCGTAACCTGGTCGGATATTCCCGAGGCGGATGGCCGCCGGATTCTGATCGGCTGGATGAGCAATTGGAAGTATGCGAACGCAACGCCGACCAGCGGCTGGCGGGGAGCGATGACGCTGCCGCGGGTACTATCGATTAAGAAGACCGAGCAGGGGATACGGCTATGTCAGCGTCCTATCGATGAGGCACAGGATATTCGCATCGGGAAGCGGAGCTGGACCGCGATTCAATTGGAAAACGATACATGGTCGCATCCGGAATTGACCGGCGATGCTTTTGAGCTGGAAATGGTCTTCGAAGATGCGCATGCCAAGGAATTCGGCGTCCGCGTTCGCCAGTCCGAGCGAGAAGTAACGACAGTCGGTTATTCGGCGGACGACGCGCAACTATTCATCGATCGCACGAAGTCTGGCGAGTCCGATTTTCACGATGATTTTGCCGTCCGTCATGGTGCCCCGTTCGTTCTCGCAAACGGCAAAGTCAGCATCAGACTTTTCGTCGACCGTTGCTCGGTCGAAGCATTCGCAGGAGATGGCGAGGTCGCATTGACCGATCTCATCTTCCCTGATCCGGCTAGCCGAGGAATCGAGCTGTATGCGCTCGGAGGGACGGTGAACGTTGCTTCGTTGACGATTTATCCCTTACATGCAAATGCAACGGTACAAAGCGACCGGGCAGTGCCTGTTGCGTTCGTTTAG